From the Pseudomonas baltica genome, one window contains:
- a CDS encoding transketolase family protein, producing the protein MSEAEHFATIMTDAFIAAVDAGIDLVPVVSDSTSTAKISPFVKRFPERLINVGIAEQTLVGVAAGLALGGKVAATCNAAPFLISRANEQIKVDVCYNQANVKMFGLNAGASYGPLASTHHSIDDISVMRGFGNVQIFAPADPLECRQIADYALRHVGPVYIRLDGKPLPSLHSSDYRFVAGQVDVLRQGADVTIVALGSVVHEAVDAAGLLADKGVAAQVVNLSSIRPLNREALLEALTGKGGVVTVEEHNINGGVGSVVAEVLAEAGLGVPLIRLGIADGEYAAAGGREATRALHCIDAAGIAAAALRLC; encoded by the coding sequence ATGTCTGAAGCCGAGCATTTCGCAACCATCATGACCGATGCCTTTATCGCCGCCGTGGACGCCGGCATCGACCTGGTGCCCGTGGTCAGCGATTCCACCTCGACGGCCAAGATCAGCCCCTTCGTCAAGCGTTTCCCCGAGCGCCTGATCAACGTTGGTATCGCCGAACAGACGTTGGTGGGCGTGGCCGCCGGTCTGGCCTTGGGCGGCAAGGTGGCGGCTACCTGCAACGCCGCGCCCTTTCTGATTTCCCGCGCGAATGAACAGATCAAGGTAGACGTGTGCTACAACCAGGCCAACGTCAAGATGTTCGGCCTGAATGCCGGTGCCAGCTACGGCCCGTTGGCCAGCACCCACCACAGCATCGACGATATTTCGGTGATGCGCGGCTTTGGCAACGTGCAGATTTTTGCCCCGGCCGATCCCCTGGAATGCCGGCAAATTGCCGATTACGCGTTGCGCCATGTGGGCCCGGTGTATATCCGCCTGGATGGCAAGCCGCTGCCGTCGTTGCACAGCAGCGATTACCGATTCGTTGCGGGTCAGGTCGACGTGCTGCGCCAAGGCGCCGACGTGACGATCGTTGCCCTTGGTTCGGTGGTGCATGAGGCTGTCGACGCCGCCGGTCTGCTCGCCGACAAGGGCGTGGCCGCGCAGGTCGTCAACCTGTCCTCGATTCGGCCGCTGAACCGGGAAGCACTGCTTGAAGCGCTCACCGGCAAGGGCGGGGTGGTGACAGTAGAAGAGCACAACATCAATGGCGGCGTCGGCAGCGTGGTCGCTGAAGTGCTGGCCGAGGCCGGGCTGGGCGTGCCGCTGATTCGCTTGGGTATCGCCGACGGCGAGTACGCCGCCGCAGGGGGGCGCGAGGCCACCCGGGCCTTGCATTGCATCGATGCCGCCGGTATTGCTGCCGCCGCGTTGCGGTTGTGCTGA
- a CDS encoding DUF3772 domain-containing protein, with protein sequence MFNRLSSGLLALMLLCITLPVCAQAASPAPAASSAASVSDSADQAEAPTLDALSDQLDQIRQKVTVSANDDLLSTLRQGALQVQKQVDDLSSQQATELEHLQDQLKILGPVQPDETPAFSAQRRTLTAQQTALVKDQTQTTALGQSARDLATQIVSLRRSLFDSQISTRSASPLSSAFWSSLIRPTDDDLGRIQGLMDDVRGVFATALAPGKRMFFGTVVIAALVLWVAGRRLLERLLIWAMIRWLPEGRLRRSALALAVGLSTIVTIAAATSLLRWGITSNAVLSADVVNLLGQLQTLVIFCAFIVGLGRALLMVAYPSWRLPHIPDPIAAALGYFPTVLALALVIIGTQERINSVIASTLALTVAVNGLTALAIALVYIFGLLRYRRTRRRHELARPAGVTGLLPFIAAVWVGFSLLALLGGYLTLAYFLAVKLLWMSAVAATAYLLIAFFGDLCETLLSPKLPGGLALGSVLGLSERHQAQASTLLAGIGRTLLLATALLLAFLPSGSSPGELLEGLTQVGLSDKPLGNLNILPGDILLALVLLAAGLLSLRVLKEWLGESLLPETNLDAGMRASLVTLVGYVGMVLLAGVVMSTLHISLTNLTWVVSALSVGIGFGLQAIVQNFISGLILLTERPVKVGDWVSLAGVEGDIRRINVRATEIQMSDRSTVIVPNSQFITQNVRNVTMGNALGVVGITLTLPLDTDVMQIRELLLSAFTEHEAVLDTPAPSVSFKDLTTTGLIISVSGYVNSPRSVGGTRSDLLFTVLGRLRDVGVALSTPQSMVLISDDPNKTAV encoded by the coding sequence ATGTTCAACCGTTTATCATCCGGGCTGCTCGCCCTGATGTTGCTCTGCATTACCCTGCCAGTCTGTGCTCAAGCTGCTAGCCCGGCGCCTGCGGCCAGCAGCGCTGCCAGTGTCAGCGACTCTGCGGACCAGGCCGAGGCACCGACCCTGGACGCGCTCAGCGATCAGCTGGATCAGATTCGCCAGAAAGTCACGGTCAGCGCCAATGACGACCTGCTCTCGACCCTACGCCAAGGCGCGCTGCAGGTGCAGAAGCAAGTCGATGATCTGTCTTCCCAGCAGGCCACGGAGCTGGAGCACCTGCAAGACCAGCTGAAGATCCTCGGCCCGGTACAGCCCGATGAAACTCCAGCGTTCAGCGCTCAGCGCAGAACCTTGACGGCGCAGCAGACCGCGCTGGTCAAGGACCAAACCCAGACCACCGCCCTCGGCCAGTCAGCCCGCGACCTGGCGACCCAGATCGTCAGTCTGCGGCGCAGCCTGTTCGACTCGCAGATCAGTACCCGTTCGGCCAGCCCGTTGAGCTCGGCGTTCTGGTCCAGCCTGATCCGCCCGACCGACGACGACCTGGGCCGCATCCAAGGGCTGATGGACGATGTCCGCGGCGTGTTCGCCACGGCGCTGGCGCCCGGCAAGCGGATGTTCTTCGGCACGGTGGTGATTGCTGCGCTCGTATTGTGGGTGGCGGGCCGGCGCTTGCTCGAGCGGTTGCTCATCTGGGCCATGATCCGCTGGCTGCCCGAAGGCCGCCTGCGCCGCAGCGCGCTGGCGCTGGCCGTGGGCCTGTCGACCATCGTCACCATTGCCGCGGCCACCTCCCTGTTGCGCTGGGGCATTACCAGCAACGCGGTGCTGAGCGCCGATGTCGTCAACCTGCTCGGCCAATTGCAGACGCTGGTGATCTTCTGCGCCTTCATCGTCGGCCTGGGCCGCGCGCTGTTGATGGTCGCGTACCCGTCGTGGCGCTTGCCGCACATCCCTGATCCGATCGCCGCCGCGCTGGGCTACTTCCCCACCGTGCTGGCACTGGCGCTGGTGATCATCGGCACTCAGGAGCGGATCAACAGCGTGATCGCCAGCACCTTGGCGCTCACGGTGGCGGTCAACGGCCTGACAGCGCTGGCCATCGCGCTGGTGTATATCTTCGGCCTGCTGCGCTATCGCCGCACCCGCCGCCGCCACGAGCTGGCGCGTCCCGCTGGCGTGACCGGATTGCTGCCTTTCATCGCGGCCGTATGGGTGGGATTCAGCCTGCTGGCGCTGTTGGGCGGCTACCTGACACTGGCCTACTTTCTGGCGGTCAAGCTGCTGTGGATGAGCGCCGTGGCAGCCACGGCCTATCTGCTGATCGCCTTCTTTGGCGACCTCTGTGAAACCCTGCTGTCGCCGAAGTTGCCGGGCGGCCTGGCACTGGGTTCGGTGCTGGGCTTGTCCGAGCGCCACCAGGCCCAGGCCAGCACGCTGCTGGCAGGTATCGGGCGCACGTTGCTGCTGGCCACCGCGCTATTGCTGGCGTTCCTGCCATCGGGTTCGAGCCCTGGCGAGTTGCTCGAAGGCTTGACCCAGGTCGGCCTCAGCGACAAACCGTTGGGCAACCTCAACATCCTGCCCGGCGACATCCTGCTGGCCCTGGTACTGCTGGCCGCCGGCCTGCTGAGCCTGCGCGTGCTCAAGGAATGGCTGGGCGAAAGCCTGCTGCCAGAAACCAACCTGGACGCCGGCATGCGCGCCTCGCTGGTGACGCTGGTGGGCTACGTGGGCATGGTGTTGCTGGCGGGCGTGGTGATGTCGACCTTGCATATCAGCCTCACCAACCTGACCTGGGTGGTCAGTGCGCTGTCGGTCGGGATAGGCTTTGGCCTGCAGGCGATCGTGCAGAACTTCATCTCCGGGCTGATCCTGCTCACCGAACGGCCGGTCAAGGTGGGCGACTGGGTCAGCCTGGCCGGGGTCGAAGGCGACATTCGCCGGATCAACGTGCGCGCCACCGAAATCCAGATGTCGGACCGCTCCACGGTGATCGTGCCCAACTCGCAGTTCATCACCCAGAACGTGCGCAACGTGACCATGGGCAACGCCCTCGGGGTCGTCGGCATCACCCTGACCCTGCCGCTCGACACCGATGTCATGCAGATCCGCGAGTTGCTGCTCAGCGCCTTTACCGAGCATGAAGCGGTGCTCGACACGCCAGCGCCCTCGGTCTCCTTCAAGGACCTGACTACCACCGGGCTGATCATCAGCGTGAGCGGCTACGTCAACAGCCCCCGCTCCGTTGGCGGTACTCGTAGCGACCTGCTGTTCACCGTGCTGGGCCGCTTGCGCGATGTCGGCGTGGCCCTGTCGACCCCGCAAAGCATGGTGCTGATCAGTGATGACCCGAACAAGACGGCGGTGTGA
- a CDS encoding FGGY-family carbohydrate kinase, which yields MSDRTPLILAIDEGTSNAKAVLVNLHGQVVARASRPLGLSHPQPGFSEQDPEEIWTSTLASIEECLAQVACPVDALAISNQRESVLAWSRHTGAALAPCVSWQCRRSLPLCTELHAQGHEAGVLAKTGLTLDPMFSAGKMRWLLDQLPDGHARAAAGEICLGTVDSWLLWKLSGGQVFATDPSNAARTQLYNLHTGDWDDELLALFGIPRQALAKILPSAGFFAETVALGTLPAGLAVLSMIGDSHAALYGQGGFVPGRVKATLGTGSSLMTPMAGPLASAHGLSTTLAWHDGSTPTFALEGNIVHTGAAVQWAAKLLASDAPGAESLDALTEQAAALPDNGGVYFVPALSGLGAPHWQAHARGVICGLTEASSRAHIVRASLESIGYQIRDVFEAMEHDIGEPLREIWVDGGATRNRWLMQFLADLLSRPVIRSLSPEVSALGAAHLAGKALGLWTDQDALLALDRPRERFEPNPHRALQGQYEAWQQALRRALVV from the coding sequence ATGAGCGATCGCACGCCCTTGATTCTGGCTATTGATGAAGGCACCAGCAACGCCAAGGCGGTGCTGGTCAACCTGCATGGCCAAGTGGTCGCGCGGGCCTCCAGGCCCCTGGGACTCAGCCACCCGCAGCCGGGTTTTTCCGAGCAGGACCCAGAAGAGATCTGGACCAGCACCCTGGCCAGCATCGAGGAATGCCTGGCCCAGGTGGCGTGCCCCGTCGATGCCCTGGCCATCAGCAATCAGCGTGAATCGGTATTGGCCTGGAGCCGGCATACAGGCGCCGCCCTGGCCCCCTGCGTCAGCTGGCAATGCCGACGCTCGCTGCCCTTGTGCACCGAGTTGCATGCGCAAGGCCACGAAGCCGGTGTGCTCGCCAAGACCGGCCTGACCCTGGACCCGATGTTTTCGGCTGGCAAAATGCGCTGGCTGCTCGACCAGTTGCCCGATGGCCATGCCCGCGCCGCCGCAGGCGAGATCTGCCTGGGCACCGTGGACAGCTGGCTGCTGTGGAAATTGAGCGGCGGCCAAGTCTTTGCCACCGACCCGTCCAACGCGGCGCGTACGCAGCTCTACAACCTGCACACCGGTGATTGGGACGACGAGTTGCTGGCGCTGTTCGGCATCCCTCGTCAGGCGCTGGCGAAAATTTTACCGAGCGCGGGTTTTTTTGCCGAGACCGTGGCGTTGGGCACGCTGCCAGCCGGGCTGGCCGTGCTGTCGATGATCGGTGACTCCCATGCCGCGCTGTATGGGCAGGGCGGTTTTGTCCCCGGGCGGGTCAAGGCCACGCTGGGCACCGGCTCGTCATTGATGACGCCCATGGCGGGGCCGCTGGCCTCAGCCCACGGCCTGTCGACCACGCTGGCTTGGCACGATGGCAGCACGCCCACCTTTGCCTTGGAGGGCAATATCGTCCACACCGGCGCGGCCGTGCAGTGGGCGGCAAAGCTGCTAGCCAGTGACGCACCCGGCGCCGAGTCGTTGGACGCGCTGACCGAGCAGGCCGCCGCGTTACCTGACAACGGCGGTGTGTACTTTGTCCCGGCGCTGTCCGGGCTCGGTGCGCCGCATTGGCAGGCGCATGCTCGTGGAGTGATCTGCGGCCTGACCGAAGCCAGTTCGCGAGCCCATATCGTGCGCGCTTCACTGGAGTCGATCGGCTACCAGATACGGGACGTGTTCGAGGCCATGGAACATGATATCGGCGAGCCGCTCAGGGAGATCTGGGTCGATGGCGGTGCTACGCGCAACCGCTGGCTGATGCAGTTTCTCGCTGACCTGCTGAGTCGTCCGGTCATCCGCAGCCTTTCACCGGAAGTTTCGGCGTTAGGCGCTGCGCACCTCGCGGGCAAGGCCTTGGGCCTTTGGACTGATCAGGATGCGCTGCTGGCGCTGGACCGCCCCCGCGAACGCTTCGAGCCTAACCCGCATCGGGCGTTGCAAGGGCAGTACGAAGCGTGGCAACAGGCGTTGCGGCGGGCGTTGGTGGTGTAG